In Mercurialis annua linkage group LG5, ddMerAnnu1.2, whole genome shotgun sequence, a single genomic region encodes these proteins:
- the LOC126683453 gene encoding uncharacterized protein LOC126683453: MPSNSSQSRRSSASGPVLRSMSPCGRYPNTTPTASYYINDVASINSSSSLSSFASSTSLSFYSSSPQTAFFTGGNINNDNNINNQYQYARSSSPTRVNLYTTSSSPSPSFRFSLGHRSSSPSRSIPSVTVTKQTHKKACMCSPTTHRGSFRCSLHKNNGNGVNGQHSGNGSGSYTPNRLNMRRSAMKNSIVRIGGVEGDWVKRALTALIRPSSHQQRRRGDFQSRPSRLSIMSKAGDDVIS, from the coding sequence ATGCCATCAAATTCTTCCCAGTCTCGCAGATCAAGCGCCAGCGGTCCTGTCCTTCGTTCCATGTCACCGTGCGGAAGATATCCAAACACAACGCCAACGGCGTCGTATTATATCAACGACGTCGCTTCGATAAATTCATCGTCTTCCCTCTCGTCGTTTGCTTCGTCAACAAGCTTAAGTTTCTATTCTTCTTCACCGCAAACAGCCTTCTTCACCGGCGGTAatattaataatgataataatattaataatcaaTATCAATATGCCAGATCATCGTCGCCGACACGTGTCAATCTCTATACGACGTCGTCTTCGCCTTCGCCGTCCTTTCGGTTCTCATTAGGTCACAGATCTAGCTCCCCCAGCCGTTCTATTCCGTCCGTCACCGTTACTAAACAGACTCATAAAAAAGCCTGTATGTGCTCTCCAACTACACACCGTGGCTCATTCCGTTGCAGTTTGCATAAGAATAACGGTAACGGCGTTAACGGTCAACACAGCGGAAACGGGTCGGGTTCTTATACGCCGAACAGGCTAAACATGAGGAGATCGGCGATGAAGAATTCGATTGTGAGAATCGGCGGTGTCGAAGGTGACTGGGTCAAAAGAGCGTTAACGGCGTTGATTCGCCCGTCTTCTCATCAGCAACGGCGTCGTGGGGATTTCCAATCGCGGCCGAGTCGTCTGTCTATCATGTCGAAAGCTGGCGATGATGTGATTAGTtga